A genome region from Setaria italica strain Yugu1 chromosome III, Setaria_italica_v2.0, whole genome shotgun sequence includes the following:
- the LOC101755393 gene encoding polyol transporter 5, with the protein MKKEEDLESPLLSDGEPAPADSKGNAYALVCTLLASLTSIIYGYNRGVMSGAQKFVQADLGVTDGQLEVLIGATSVYSLVGSLAAGWTCDRAGRRRAVAISAALFLAGSAVTAAADGYAALMAGQLVTGIACGFGLVIAPVYIAEIAPASSRGFLSSIPEIAGNSGILLSYIADFAFAGLPTTLNWRLMIGIGAVPPLFLAAAAVLAMPETPRWLVLHGHPDEARRVLARTAGDAAVADRRLQEIVTSVREASKNAAVSGGGKSSSTGVWREILLRPTPAVRRVMLAIVGLQVFQQACGVAALVLYAPRVFSHVGITSERAVLGATVLLGAVKTAAIVVPLFLADRLGRRPMLLASAGGMAASLLVLGLSMRAPPPPAASWWAAATCVAAATAFMAAFSLGFGPVIWMYGSEILPLRLRAQGTGIGTAVNRVMSAVVGMTFISMYEAVGMAGSFYIFAAFSAAAWVFVYACLPETKGRTLEEMEALFDAGAKPSPRAVLS; encoded by the exons gaccTCGAGTCGCCGCTGCTGTCCGACGgcgagccggcgccggcggactcCAAGGGCAACGCGTACGCGCTCGTCTGCaccctcctcgcctccctcaCCTCCATCATCTACGGCTACA ATCGCGGCGTGATGAGCGGGGCGCAGAAGTTCGTGCAGGCGGACCTGGGCGTCACGGACGGGCAGCTGGAGGTGCTCATCGGCGCCACCAGCGTCTACTCCCTCGTCGGCTCGCTGGCGGCGGGCTGGACCTGCGACcgcgcgggccgccgccgcgccgtcgccatCTCCGCGGCCTTGTTCCTCGCCGGGTCCgcggtcaccgccgccgccgacgggtaCGCCGCGCTCATGGCCGGGCAGCTCGTCACCGGCATCGCGTGCGGGTTCGGGCTCGTCATCGCGCCCGTCTACATCGCCGAGatcgcgccggcgagctcgcgtGGGTTCCTCTCCTCCATCCCCGAG ATCGCCGGCAACTCGGGCATCCTGCTCAGCTACATCGCCGACTTCGCGTTCGCGGGCCTCCCCACGACGCTCAACTGGCGTCTCATGATCGGCATCGGCGCCGTCCCGCCGCTCTtcctcgcggcggccgcggtgctCGCCATGCCGGAGACCCCGCGCTGGCTCGTCCTCCACGGCCACCCCGACGAGGCCCGCCGCGTGCTCGCGCGCACCGCGggggacgccgccgtcgccgaccgccgcctccAGGAGATCGTGACCTCAGTCCGGGAGGCGTCCAAGAacgccgccgtctccggcgGTGGCAAGTCGTCGTCGACGGGCGTGTGGCGCgagatcctcctccgcccgACGCCGGCCGTCCGCCGCGTGATGCTCGCCATCGTCGGCCTGCAGGTGTTCCAGCAGGCCTGCGGCGTGGCGGCACTGGTGTTGTACGCGCCGCGGGTGTTCAGCCACGTCGGGATCACCTCGGAGCGCGCCGTGCTCGGCGCTAccgtcctcctcggcgccgtCAAGACGGCGGCCATCGTGGTCCCGCTGTTCCTCGCcgaccgcctcggccgccggccCATGCTGctcgccagcgccggcggcatGGCCGCGTCGCTCCTGGTGCTGGGCCTCTCgatgcgcgcgccgccgccgccggcggcctcgtggtgggcggcggcgacgtgcgtcgcggcggccacggcgttCATGGCGGCGTTCTCGCTGGGGTTCGGGCCGGTGATCTGGATGTACGGGTCGGAGATCCtgccgctgcggctgcgcgCACAGGGGACGGGGATCGGGACGGCGGTGAACCGGGTGATGAGCGCCGTCGTGGGGATGACGTTCATCTCCATGTACGAGGCGGTCGGCATGGCCGGGAGCTTCTACATCTTCGCGGCGTtctccgcggcggcgtgggtgtTCGTGTACGCGTGCCTGCCGGAGACCAAGGGGAGAACCCTCGAGGAGATGGAGGCGCTCTTCGACGCCGGTGCCAAGCCCTCGCCACGGGCGGTGCTGTCGTAA